The Terriglobales bacterium genome includes a window with the following:
- a CDS encoding ABC transporter ATP-binding protein produces MATAAQTAAGAGVVPPEQTVFRVEDVHKYYELGETRVHALRGVSLEVSRGEFVAVMGSSGSGKSTFMNILGCLDKPTSGRYWLEGTDVSGLSKKELAAIRNRRIGFVFQGFNLLSRTTALENTELPTFYAHIEKKECEARALAALAMVGLAERADHFPSQLSGGQQQRVAIARALVNRPAILLADEPTGNLDSRTSVEIMEVLQRLNEEQGLTIVLVTHEHDIAQFARRAVIFRDGRIRKDEQTPDVLRASEVLKTLPTLED; encoded by the coding sequence GTGGAGGACGTCCACAAGTATTACGAGCTGGGAGAAACGCGCGTGCACGCCCTGCGGGGCGTGAGCCTGGAGGTGTCGCGGGGCGAGTTCGTGGCGGTGATGGGCTCGAGCGGCAGCGGCAAATCCACCTTCATGAACATCCTGGGCTGCCTGGACAAACCCACCAGCGGGCGCTACTGGCTGGAGGGCACGGACGTCTCCGGGCTCAGCAAGAAGGAGTTGGCGGCCATCCGCAACCGGAGGATCGGATTCGTCTTCCAGGGGTTCAACTTGCTGTCGCGGACCACGGCGCTGGAGAACACCGAACTGCCCACTTTTTACGCCCACATCGAGAAGAAGGAGTGCGAGGCGCGGGCCCTGGCGGCGCTGGCAATGGTGGGACTGGCGGAGCGCGCAGACCACTTCCCCTCGCAGCTCTCCGGCGGGCAGCAGCAGCGCGTGGCCATCGCGCGCGCGCTGGTGAATCGCCCGGCCATCCTGCTGGCGGACGAGCCCACCGGGAACCTGGACAGTCGAACCTCGGTCGAGATCATGGAGGTCCTGCAGCGGCTAAATGAGGAGCAAGGGCTGACCATCGTGCTAGTGACCCACGAACATGACATCGCGCAGTTCGCGCGGCGCGCGGTCATCTTCCGCGACGGCCGCATCCGCAAGGATGAACAGACGCCCGACGTTTTGCGCGCCAGCGAGGTCCTGAAAACGCTGCCCACGCTGGAGGATTGA